The Bradyrhizobium ottawaense genome window below encodes:
- the uvrA gene encoding excinuclease ABC subunit UvrA produces the protein MDEVIKAKRQQQNAGSSLRAITIRGAREHNLKNIDVEIPRDKLVVFTGLSGSGKSSLAFDTIYAEGQRRYVESLSAYARQFLEMMQKPDVDQIDGLSPAISIEQKTTSKNPRSTVGTVTEIYDYMRLLWARVGVPYSPATGLPIESQTVSQMVDRVLALPEGTRLYLLAPVVRGRKGEYRKELAEWLKKGFQRVKIDGTFHELAEAPVLDKKFPHDIDVVVDRIVVRADIGQRLAESFETALKLAEGLAVVEFADAPAAAPAEEKKKTAKIHDKSGPERILFSEKFACPVSGFTIPEVEPRLFSFNNPYGACPACGGLGVEQHVDEDLVIPDKELAIGKGAIAPWAKSSSPYYVQTLTALGKHYKFTLTTKWKDLAKKTQNAILHGSGEDEIKFSYEDGVRSYDTKKPFEGVITNINRRYRETESEWAREELAKYFHDVPCEGCKGFRLKPEALCVKIGGKHIGEISELSVKGAGAWFETVPEALNAQQNEIAGRILKEIRERLTFLLDVGLNYLTLSRSSGTLSGGESQRIRLASQIGSGLTGVLYVLDEPSIGLHQRDNARLLDTLKRLRDLGNTVIVVEHDEDAILLADHVLDIGPGAGMHGGNIIAEGTPAEIMRNPKSLTGKYLTGELEVEVPERRPPNHRRTIKVVNARGNNLKNVTAEIPLGLFTAVTGVSGGGKSTLLIDTLYKSIARKLNNASEGAAPHDRIEGLEHIDKIIDIDQSPIGRTPRSNPATYTGAFTPIREWFAGLPESKARGYEPGRFSFNVKGGRCEACQGDGVIKIEMHFLPDVYVTCDVCKGKRYNRETLEVLFKGKSIADVLDMTVEEAAEFFKAVPRVRETFQTLHRVGLDYIHVGQQATTLSGGEAQRVKLAKELSKRATGRTLYILDEPTTGLHFHDVKKLLEVLHELVAQGNTVVVIEHNLEVIKTADWVIDLGPEGGDGGGEIVAWGPPEDIAKAPRSYTGKFLEPVLKKARKPKRRSTSEAAE, from the coding sequence ATGGATGAAGTGATCAAGGCGAAGCGCCAACAACAGAACGCGGGCTCCAGCCTGCGCGCAATTACGATCCGTGGCGCGCGCGAGCACAACCTCAAGAACATCGACGTCGAGATTCCCCGCGACAAGCTGGTGGTGTTCACCGGCCTCTCCGGCTCCGGCAAATCCTCGCTCGCCTTCGACACCATCTACGCCGAGGGCCAGCGCCGCTACGTCGAATCGCTGTCGGCCTATGCGCGCCAGTTCCTCGAGATGATGCAGAAGCCTGACGTCGACCAGATCGACGGCCTGTCGCCGGCGATCTCGATCGAGCAGAAGACGACGTCGAAGAACCCGCGCTCCACCGTCGGCACCGTCACCGAGATCTACGACTACATGCGCCTGCTCTGGGCCCGCGTCGGCGTGCCCTATTCGCCGGCCACGGGCCTGCCGATCGAAAGCCAGACCGTCTCGCAGATGGTCGACCGCGTGCTGGCGCTGCCCGAGGGCACCCGCCTCTATCTGCTCGCGCCCGTCGTGCGCGGTCGCAAGGGCGAGTACCGCAAGGAGCTCGCCGAATGGCTCAAGAAGGGCTTTCAGCGCGTCAAGATCGACGGCACCTTCCACGAGCTTGCGGAAGCGCCTGTTCTCGACAAGAAATTCCCGCACGACATCGACGTCGTGGTCGATCGTATCGTGGTGCGCGCCGACATCGGCCAGCGCCTCGCCGAGAGCTTTGAGACCGCGCTGAAACTCGCCGAAGGCCTCGCCGTCGTCGAATTCGCCGACGCGCCGGCGGCGGCTCCCGCCGAGGAAAAGAAGAAGACCGCCAAGATCCACGACAAGAGCGGACCCGAGCGCATCCTGTTCTCGGAAAAGTTCGCCTGCCCGGTCTCTGGCTTCACCATTCCCGAGGTCGAGCCGCGCCTGTTCTCGTTCAACAACCCCTATGGCGCGTGTCCGGCCTGCGGCGGCCTCGGCGTCGAGCAGCATGTCGACGAAGACCTCGTCATCCCCGACAAGGAGCTCGCGATCGGTAAGGGCGCGATTGCGCCCTGGGCCAAATCGTCGTCGCCCTATTACGTGCAGACGCTGACTGCGCTCGGCAAGCACTACAAATTCACGCTGACCACCAAGTGGAAGGACCTGGCCAAGAAGACGCAGAACGCCATCCTCCACGGCTCCGGCGAGGACGAGATCAAGTTCTCCTACGAGGACGGGGTGCGCTCCTACGACACCAAGAAGCCGTTCGAGGGCGTCATCACCAACATCAACCGCCGCTATCGGGAAACCGAGAGCGAGTGGGCGCGCGAGGAGCTGGCGAAGTATTTCCACGACGTGCCCTGCGAGGGCTGCAAGGGCTTTCGGCTCAAGCCCGAGGCGCTCTGCGTCAAGATCGGCGGCAAGCATATCGGCGAGATTTCCGAGCTGTCGGTGAAGGGCGCCGGCGCATGGTTCGAGACCGTGCCCGAGGCGCTCAACGCGCAGCAGAACGAGATCGCCGGCCGCATCCTGAAGGAGATCCGCGAGCGTCTCACCTTCCTGCTCGACGTCGGCCTCAACTACCTCACCCTCTCCCGCTCCTCCGGCACGCTGTCCGGCGGCGAGAGCCAGCGCATCCGCCTGGCCTCGCAGATCGGCTCGGGCCTGACGGGCGTGCTCTACGTGCTGGACGAGCCCTCGATCGGCCTGCACCAGCGCGACAACGCGCGCCTGCTCGACACCCTCAAGCGGCTGCGCGACCTCGGCAACACCGTGATCGTGGTCGAGCATGACGAGGACGCCATCCTGCTCGCCGACCACGTCCTCGACATCGGCCCCGGCGCCGGCATGCATGGCGGCAACATCATTGCCGAAGGCACGCCCGCCGAGATCATGCGCAACCCGAAATCGCTCACCGGCAAGTACCTGACCGGCGAGCTCGAGGTCGAGGTGCCGGAGCGGCGGCCGCCGAACCATCGCCGCACCATCAAGGTGGTCAATGCGCGCGGCAACAATCTCAAGAACGTCACCGCCGAAATTCCGCTCGGCCTGTTCACCGCCGTCACCGGCGTGTCCGGCGGCGGCAAGTCGACGCTGCTGATCGACACGCTCTACAAGTCCATCGCCCGCAAGCTGAACAATGCCAGCGAGGGTGCGGCCCCGCACGACCGCATCGAGGGCCTCGAGCACATCGACAAGATCATCGACATCGACCAGTCGCCGATCGGCCGCACCCCGCGCTCCAACCCCGCGACCTATACCGGTGCCTTCACGCCGATCCGCGAATGGTTCGCCGGCCTGCCCGAATCCAAGGCGCGCGGCTACGAGCCCGGCCGCTTCTCCTTCAACGTCAAGGGCGGCCGCTGCGAGGCGTGCCAGGGCGACGGCGTCATCAAGATCGAGATGCACTTCCTGCCCGACGTCTACGTCACCTGCGACGTCTGCAAGGGCAAGCGCTACAACCGCGAGACGCTGGAGGTGCTATTCAAGGGCAAGAGCATCGCCGACGTCCTCGACATGACCGTCGAGGAAGCCGCCGAGTTCTTCAAGGCGGTGCCGCGCGTGCGCGAGACGTTTCAGACCCTGCACCGCGTCGGGCTCGATTACATCCACGTGGGCCAACAAGCGACGACCCTCTCGGGCGGTGAAGCCCAGCGCGTCAAGCTCGCCAAGGAGCTGTCGAAGCGCGCCACCGGCCGCACGCTCTACATCCTGGACGAGCCCACCACCGGCCTGCACTTCCACGACGTCAAGAAGCTCCTGGAAGTGCTGCACGAGCTCGTCGCGCAGGGCAATACGGTCGTCGTCATCGAGCACAATCTCGAAGTCATCAAGACCGCCGACTGGGTCATCGACCTCGGCCCCGAAGGCGGCGACGGCGGCGGCGAGATCGTCGCCTGGGGCCCGCCGGAGGACATTGCCAAGGCGCCGCGGAGCTACACGGGCAAGTTTCTGGAGCCGGTGCTGAAGAAGGCGAGGAAGCCGAAGCGAAGGAGCACGAGCGAGGCGGCGGAGTAG
- a CDS encoding outer membrane protein: MKKILIGFAGAVALTLSAPAGAADLAARPYTKAPIAPPAPIYTWTGFYIGVQGGGAWGRSDETFFGGPNTAIFAGSQNYDTTGGFVGGVVGYNWQAANWVFGIEGDYHWADINGRSAEINAGLGDTYFTRIRGFGDIKGRLGYSTGPALLFVSGGAAVGDIQHRYDGIPGNVFIQNNTRWGWTVGAGAEYMFAPNWSAKVEYNYIDFGKSTIQYSPVVTNRSEWTDTVHTVKAGVNYHFNWGAPVAARY; the protein is encoded by the coding sequence GTGAAGAAGATTTTGATTGGCTTTGCCGGCGCGGTTGCGCTGACCCTCTCGGCTCCGGCCGGTGCTGCCGACCTTGCAGCCCGTCCCTATACAAAGGCGCCGATCGCGCCCCCCGCTCCGATCTATACCTGGACCGGTTTCTACATTGGTGTGCAGGGCGGTGGTGCCTGGGGCCGCAGCGACGAAACCTTCTTTGGCGGTCCGAATACGGCGATCTTTGCTGGAAGTCAGAACTACGACACCACCGGCGGCTTTGTCGGTGGCGTAGTCGGCTACAACTGGCAGGCGGCCAATTGGGTGTTCGGCATCGAGGGCGACTATCATTGGGCTGACATCAACGGACGTTCTGCCGAGATCAATGCCGGCCTCGGCGACACCTATTTCACGAGAATCCGCGGCTTCGGCGACATCAAGGGCCGTCTCGGCTACTCGACCGGCCCCGCTCTCTTGTTCGTCAGCGGCGGCGCTGCGGTCGGCGACATTCAGCATCGCTACGATGGCATCCCCGGAAACGTCTTCATCCAGAACAACACCCGCTGGGGTTGGACCGTCGGCGCCGGCGCGGAATACATGTTCGCTCCGAACTGGTCGGCCAAGGTCGAATACAACTACATCGATTTCGGCAAGAGCACGATTCAGTACAGCCCCGTCGTGACCAACCGCTCCGAGTGGACCGATACCGTTCACACGGTCAAGGCAGGTGTGAACTATCACTTCAACTGGGGTGCGCCGGTCGCCGCGCGCTACTGA
- a CDS encoding outer membrane protein has translation MKKLLLASAGLFALSALAPASAADLAARPYTKAPVAPIAMYNWSGFYIGINGGGASSRNCWDVNNIFGVAGPDTAEGCHNATGGVVGGQVGYRWQSANWVFGLEAQGDWANLKGSNTSVVLGPLVNQTKIDALGLFTGQVGYAWNNVLWYVKGGAAVTHAKYNGLLGGVVLDSASETRWGGAVGTGIEFGFAPNWSVAIEYDHLFMGKRNNSFTILGVNDRIDRIKQDVDMGTVRLNYTFGGPVVARY, from the coding sequence ATGAAGAAGCTTTTGCTGGCTTCGGCCGGTTTGTTCGCACTCAGCGCGTTGGCACCGGCCTCGGCGGCCGATTTGGCGGCCCGCCCCTACACCAAGGCTCCGGTCGCGCCGATCGCGATGTACAATTGGAGCGGTTTCTACATCGGTATCAACGGCGGCGGCGCCTCGAGCCGCAATTGCTGGGACGTCAACAACATCTTCGGTGTTGCGGGTCCGGACACGGCTGAAGGCTGTCACAATGCGACCGGCGGCGTCGTCGGCGGACAGGTCGGTTATCGCTGGCAGTCGGCCAACTGGGTGTTCGGCCTTGAAGCCCAAGGCGACTGGGCCAACCTGAAGGGCTCGAATACGAGCGTGGTGCTTGGGCCGCTGGTCAACCAGACCAAGATCGACGCGCTTGGCCTGTTCACCGGCCAGGTCGGCTATGCCTGGAACAACGTGCTCTGGTACGTGAAGGGTGGCGCGGCCGTCACGCACGCCAAATATAACGGCCTGCTGGGCGGCGTGGTCCTCGACAGCGCAAGCGAGACGCGCTGGGGTGGCGCGGTCGGCACCGGCATCGAATTCGGCTTCGCACCGAACTGGTCCGTGGCGATCGAATACGACCATCTGTTCATGGGCAAGCGCAACAACTCGTTCACGATCCTCGGCGTCAACGACCGTATCGATCGGATCAAGCAGGACGTCGACATGGGCACCGTCCGCCTCAACTACACTTTCGGCGGCCCCGTGGTCGCCCGGTATTGA
- a CDS encoding outer membrane protein, whose amino-acid sequence MKKVLLASACLFALAAPASAADLAARPYTKAPIAPAAAVYNWTGFYLGIVGGGAWESASGDPKMKGGFVGGTAGYNWQTGNVVFGIEADGSWADVSASATALGLTVSSKTDALGTVRGRIGWAVNNVLFYGTGGYAWIDNKVSVSALGVTVSDSKFHSGWTVGAGVEAFFAPQWSVKGEYLYRSLGGETYFSGLGAPITTGTLNFHTVQVGVNYHFGAPVVAKY is encoded by the coding sequence ATGAAGAAGGTTTTGTTGGCTTCGGCCTGTTTGTTCGCTCTCGCTGCGCCCGCCTCGGCGGCCGACCTCGCAGCCCGCCCCTACACCAAGGCTCCGATCGCTCCGGCGGCGGCCGTCTACAACTGGACCGGCTTCTACCTCGGTATCGTCGGTGGCGGCGCCTGGGAAAGCGCTTCCGGCGACCCGAAGATGAAGGGTGGCTTCGTCGGTGGCACCGCCGGCTACAACTGGCAGACCGGCAACGTCGTGTTCGGCATCGAGGCCGATGGCTCCTGGGCTGACGTCAGCGCCTCGGCGACCGCTCTCGGCCTCACCGTGTCGTCCAAGACCGACGCGCTCGGCACCGTCCGCGGCCGCATCGGCTGGGCCGTCAACAACGTGCTGTTCTACGGCACCGGTGGTTACGCCTGGATCGACAACAAGGTCAGCGTCAGCGCGCTCGGCGTGACTGTCTCCGACAGCAAGTTCCACTCGGGCTGGACCGTCGGCGCCGGCGTCGAGGCGTTCTTCGCTCCGCAGTGGTCGGTCAAGGGCGAGTACCTCTATCGCAGCCTCGGTGGCGAGACCTACTTCTCCGGTCTCGGCGCTCCGATCACCACCGGCACGCTCAACTTCCACACCGTGCAGGTCGGCGTGAACTACCACTTCGGCGCCCCGGTGGTTGCCAAGTACTGA